The Nitrospira sp. CR1.1 genome has a segment encoding these proteins:
- the sdhB gene encoding succinate dehydrogenase iron-sulfur subunit, whose translation MRLTFTIQRFNPETDQHPHQEEYRLDIGRGMTVLEALIRIKNELDGRLALRYSCRSAICGSCAMHINGTQKLACRTSIRKELERHGGITIAPLPNLPVIKDLVVDMAPFWEKIRAVTPWLTPITHPTKRYGSSGQLRLLPDSYQFHNVDACIMCAACVAACTSHEVSRGFLGPAALAKAARFVADPREPADAKQVRLSALQEADGIWDCTRCNMCVQVCPKDVQPMEAIIRLRRSSLRHGLTTAEGARHITGFVDLIRQDGRLNEALMPLKVLGFSVRRVLDVMPLGFRMFFKGKVPLPFGHTIPGIEQVRAIFTAARRRTTRL comes from the coding sequence ATGCGCCTCACCTTTACGATCCAGCGCTTCAATCCCGAAACCGATCAGCATCCGCACCAAGAAGAGTACCGCCTCGACATCGGACGAGGCATGACGGTGCTCGAAGCCTTGATCCGCATCAAGAACGAACTCGATGGCCGCCTGGCGCTTCGCTATTCCTGCCGCTCCGCCATTTGCGGCTCGTGCGCCATGCATATCAACGGCACGCAAAAGTTGGCCTGCCGGACGTCCATCCGGAAAGAGCTGGAGCGGCATGGCGGAATCACCATCGCGCCCTTGCCGAATCTTCCGGTGATCAAGGATCTGGTCGTCGATATGGCGCCCTTCTGGGAAAAGATCCGGGCGGTCACGCCGTGGCTGACCCCGATCACGCACCCGACCAAGCGTTACGGCTCGTCAGGGCAATTGCGCTTACTGCCCGACAGTTATCAATTTCACAACGTGGACGCGTGTATCATGTGCGCGGCCTGCGTGGCTGCCTGCACTTCCCACGAAGTCTCGCGCGGGTTTCTCGGGCCGGCGGCGCTGGCCAAAGCGGCGCGCTTCGTGGCGGACCCGCGCGAACCGGCGGACGCCAAACAGGTGCGGCTCTCCGCACTGCAAGAAGCAGACGGCATCTGGGATTGCACGCGGTGCAACATGTGCGTGCAGGTCTGCCCGAAAGATGTTCAGCCGATGGAGGCGATCATTCGCTTGCGCCGGTCTTCGCTGCGACACGGCCTGACCACCGCCGAGGGTGCCCGCCATATCACCGGCTTTGTCGATCTGATCCGTCAGGACGGGCGCTTGAACGAAGCCCTGATGCCGCTCAAAGTCCTCGGCTTCAGTGTGCGACGGGTCCTCGACGTCATGCCGCTGGGCTTCCGCATGTTTTTCAAGGGCAAAGTCCCGTTGCCGTTCGGCCACACTATCCCCGGTATCGAGCAGGTCCGGGCGATCTTCACTGCGGCGCGACGGCGGACCACGCGTCTCTGA